A segment of the Deltaproteobacteria bacterium genome:
TTAGGATCACTGATCATGCCGACGAAGAGGCGGAAACAGATGAATTGACTTTTGATGAAATATTTTACTCAGTATTACATGGTGATATAATTGAACGCTATCTTGGCGACAAGCCGTATCCAAGCTGCCTCATATATGGTCAGACTTTTGGCGGTGATCCTGTTCATAGTGTATGGGCGTTTAATGAAAACAACAAATGGGCGGTTTTGATAACCGTGTATCGTCCCGATCCAAATCAATGGATCAATTTTCGAAAAAGGAGATAACAATAATGTTGCCATTTGATAAATGTCCGGTTTGTGGAGGTGAGCTAAAAGATAAGGTAGTAGAAAAGATTTTGCATGGAGGAAATCATACTGTTGTATTACAAGTTCATGCTGAAGTATGCCTGCATTGCGGAGAGCGATTATATGCTGAGGAGACCGTAAGGTTATTTGAAAAAATTAGGAATAAATTGAAACGACAAGATCTTTCCGGTCTTGATCCCCAAGGTCAGGCATTTACGGTAGACAAGGAATGGCTTAACAAGCAAATGCGGTCGACCGGCTAAAAGCGTCGGCTGATTTACGCGCTAGATAAAAGAAATCCGACACAGTAGTAGGTCCATATGACCGGGCTATATAGTTGGACAAAGGTAAGTTCATGAGTGATAACGAGTGGGATAAAGCCTAGAAGATTTGATGGTTGGAATAAATTTTGCTTATAGGATGAAGGTTAAATAGGGTGTGGAAGGGAAATGGCTGAAAGAAACCGAAAAGCTGAGGATAAAAGGTTGAAATTCCTTTCCGA
Coding sequences within it:
- a CDS encoding type II toxin-antitoxin system MqsA family antitoxin; the encoded protein is MLPFDKCPVCGGELKDKVVEKILHGGNHTVVLQVHAEVCLHCGERLYAEETVRLFEKIRNKLKRQDLSGLDPQGQAFTVDKEWLNKQMRSTG
- a CDS encoding DUF4258 domain-containing protein, with amino-acid sequence MNIEDIIDAIQNNRIRITDHADEEAETDELTFDEIFYSVLHGDIIERYLGDKPYPSCLIYGQTFGGDPVHSVWAFNENNKWAVLITVYRPDPNQWINFRKRR